The region ACCATTTCGGCAACGTGATCTACCGCCATACCGCCCAGAACTTCAACCCGCTGGCGGCCACCGCGGGCAAGATCACCGTGGTCGAAGTCGAAGAAATCGTTGAACCCGGCGAGCTGGACCCGTCGCAGATCCACACCCCTGGCATCTACGTCGACCGGGTCATTTGCGGCACGTTCGAGAAACGCATCGAACAGCGTACCGTGCGCAAGTGACCCCCTGCCCCCTGGCTCGATAACGGAGAACAATCAATGGCACTTTCCCGCGAACAAATGGCTCAACGCGTCGCCCGCGAAATGCAGGACGGCTTTTACGTAAACCTGGGCATCGGCATTCCGACCCTGGTCGCCAACTACATCCCTGAAGGCATGGAAGTCATGCTGCAGTCGGAAAACGGCCTGCTGGGCATGGGGGCTTTCCCGACCGACGATCAGGTGGATGCGGACATGATCAACGCCGGCAAACAAACCGTGACCGCACGGATCGGTGCGTCGATTTTCTCCTCCGCCGAATCCTTTGCGATGATCCGGGGTGGCCACATCGACCTGACCGTACTCGGCGCTTTTGAAGTGGACGTGGAAGGCAATATTGCCTCTTGGATGATCCCCGGCAAAATGGTCAAGGGCATGGGTGGCGCGATGGACCTGGTGGCCGGTGCGGAAAACATCATCGTCACAATGACGCATGCGTCCAAGGACGGCGAGTCTAAACTGCTGCCGCGTTGCAGCTTGCCGCTGACCGGTGCGAGGTGCATCAAACGCGTCCTGACCGACCTCGCCTACCTGGAAATAAAGGACGGCGCGTTCATTCTCAAAGAACGCGCACCAGGCGTCAGCGTTGAAGAAATTGTCGCCAAGACCGCCGGCAAATTGATCGTGCCGGATCACGTGCCCGAAATGCAGTTCGCTGCCCAGTGAGGAATCATTCCATGCAAGACGTTGTTATTGTTGCCGCCACCCGTACCGCCATCGGCAGTTTTCAGGGTTCGCTGGCCAGTGTTTCTGCGGTCGACCTGGGCGCCGCGGTGATCCGTCAGTTGCTGGCGCAAACCGGCATTGACCCGGCGCTGGTCGATGAAGTGATCATGGGCCAGGTGCTCACGGCCGGCGCCGGGCAAAACCCAGCGCGTCAGGCGGCAATCAAGGCTGGCCTGCCCTTCGCTGTGCCGGCCATGACCCTGAACAAGGTCTGCGGCTCGGGCCTCAAGGCCCTGCACTTGGCGGCCCAGGCGATTCGCTGCGGCGATGCCGAGGTGATCATCGCTGGGGGTCAGGAAAACATGAGCCTGTCCAACTACGTCATGCCCGGCGCCCGCACCGGCTTGCGGATGGGCCACGCACAGATCGTCGACACGATGATCAGCGACGGCCTGTGGGATGCATTCAACGATTACCACATGGGCATCACTGCCGAGAATCTGGTGGAGAAATACCACC is a window of Pseudomonas sp. DC1.2 DNA encoding:
- a CDS encoding CoA transferase subunit B, with the protein product MALSREQMAQRVAREMQDGFYVNLGIGIPTLVANYIPEGMEVMLQSENGLLGMGAFPTDDQVDADMINAGKQTVTARIGASIFSSAESFAMIRGGHIDLTVLGAFEVDVEGNIASWMIPGKMVKGMGGAMDLVAGAENIIVTMTHASKDGESKLLPRCSLPLTGARCIKRVLTDLAYLEIKDGAFILKERAPGVSVEEIVAKTAGKLIVPDHVPEMQFAAQ